A section of the Agarivorans litoreus genome encodes:
- a CDS encoding XrtA system polysaccharide chain length determinant — MQDLIEDFLQYLRGVWLKRRYILIALWIICPIGWIAVTLMPNQYTAEARVYADTRSLLQPLLKGLAIQTDPSQELAMMVKTLLSRSNLEKIARASDADVRVNNSTEYDELLDNLKETIQIDKTRRENLYTISFEADSPQYVRDVVQAALDVFVENTLGEKRQDTDTANSFINQQIEEYETRLIEAEKRLASFKQEYTAFLPGKESTYYSNLESVKKQLEETRLQLSEAETKLVSARAQLASEEVLASQQTARVRTEFDDRILAMQTRLDDLLLRYTERHPDVVEVQRQLASLQKQKDSALVTAKTPAAIASESVIYQDLKITVSQIENDVASLKVREQRHKEKVENLEEQLRQVPDVEAKLTGLNRNYEITKSKYEDLLSRRESALISQSAGKTTDDIKFRVIDAPRVPLEPSGPKRPLLIAGVLIFALAVGVGLSLAFSQINPVVSSIQQLYQQTGYPVLGVVSATESSGLLKVEKRKMRVFVLSNAVLFCGFVGFMVINLLPNLHSKIITGLGGLL; from the coding sequence ATGCAAGATTTAATTGAGGACTTTTTGCAATATTTGCGAGGGGTATGGTTAAAGCGCCGTTATATTCTAATTGCTCTGTGGATTATTTGCCCTATTGGTTGGATAGCTGTGACATTGATGCCAAATCAATATACAGCCGAAGCTAGGGTTTACGCAGATACTCGTTCATTATTGCAGCCTCTACTTAAAGGTTTAGCCATTCAAACTGATCCTAGTCAGGAATTGGCTATGATGGTAAAAACCTTACTTAGCCGCAGTAATTTGGAAAAAATTGCCCGTGCCAGTGATGCTGATGTAAGGGTGAACAACAGCACTGAATATGATGAGTTGTTAGATAATCTTAAAGAGACTATTCAGATTGATAAAACTCGTCGAGAGAATCTTTATACCATTAGTTTTGAAGCAGATTCACCACAATATGTGCGAGATGTTGTGCAAGCGGCTTTGGATGTCTTTGTTGAAAATACTCTAGGAGAAAAACGCCAAGACACCGACACCGCAAACTCATTTATAAATCAGCAAATAGAAGAATACGAAACCCGCTTGATTGAGGCGGAAAAGCGTCTAGCGTCTTTTAAGCAAGAGTACACGGCCTTTTTGCCCGGTAAAGAGTCTACTTATTATAGCAATCTAGAGAGTGTTAAAAAGCAGTTAGAGGAGACTCGTTTACAGCTAAGCGAAGCTGAAACCAAACTGGTTTCAGCCAGAGCGCAATTGGCCAGTGAAGAAGTATTAGCCTCTCAACAAACCGCTCGAGTACGCACCGAGTTTGATGATCGGATTTTGGCAATGCAAACGCGTTTAGACGATTTGTTGTTACGTTATACTGAGCGCCACCCAGATGTGGTAGAGGTGCAGCGACAGCTTGCTTCTTTACAAAAACAAAAAGATAGTGCACTGGTTACAGCAAAAACACCTGCTGCTATCGCTTCCGAGTCGGTGATCTATCAGGATCTCAAAATTACCGTTAGCCAGATTGAAAACGATGTAGCTTCGCTTAAAGTGCGCGAGCAAAGACATAAAGAGAAAGTTGAAAACTTAGAAGAGCAACTACGCCAAGTGCCTGACGTAGAAGCAAAATTGACTGGCCTTAATCGAAACTATGAAATTACCAAGTCAAAATATGAAGACTTGTTGTCGCGCAGAGAAAGTGCGCTTATTTCGCAAAGTGCTGGTAAAACTACTGACGATATTAAGTTTAGGGTTATTGATGCACCTAGAGTCCCGCTTGAACCCTCTGGTCCTAAGCGACCACTGTTGATAGCTGGGGTCTTAATTTTTGCTCTGGCTGTTGGGGTGGGTTTGTCGTTAGCCTTTAGCCAAATAAATCCTGTAGTTTCAAGTATTCAACAGTTATACCAGCAAACGGGATATCCTGTGTTAGGTGTAGTTTCTGCTACCGAAAGCTCCGGCTTGTTGAAAGTCGAAAAACGTAAGATGCGGGTATTTGTGCTGTCTAATGCAGTTCTGTTTTGTGGTTTTGTTGGCTTTATGGTGATCAATTTATTACCCAATTTACACAGTAAAATTATTACCGGTTTAGGTGGATTGCTATGA
- a CDS encoding XrtA-associated tyrosine autokinase, producing MSTIEKAMGKLAKQAQAKQVNSEQPEVAEDKKSDVSSEASPNKREKTVLQIDSAVLNRLGMLSDIRSRETRMLSDEYRSIKRKLIKNAFEPGLIAQNKSNLIMVTSANPGEGKTFTSINLALSLALEKDKTVLLIDSDVLKPTVSKTLGIGQHMGLMEYLLGETDDVADVIYHTNIPNLRIMPAGMPHHLSNELLASDKMRALTEELNSRYSDRVVLFDSPPILGVNETVVLSNFIGQAVVVVEQDGTKLAAVRSAVSQFSDELAIGYVLNKAVHGKTGTYGYGYGYGYGYEEERSA from the coding sequence ATGAGTACCATAGAAAAAGCAATGGGTAAGCTGGCTAAGCAAGCCCAAGCTAAGCAAGTAAATAGTGAACAGCCAGAAGTAGCAGAGGATAAAAAGTCCGATGTTAGCAGCGAAGCCTCTCCAAATAAGCGTGAAAAAACGGTACTGCAAATTGATTCCGCAGTATTAAATCGTTTAGGTATGTTGTCAGATATTCGTTCTCGCGAAACAAGAATGCTCAGTGATGAATACCGAAGCATTAAACGCAAGCTAATCAAAAATGCGTTTGAACCGGGCTTAATAGCGCAAAACAAAAGTAACTTAATTATGGTGACTAGTGCCAATCCAGGTGAAGGTAAAACGTTCACTTCGATTAACCTGGCATTAAGTTTAGCGCTAGAGAAAGATAAGACCGTATTGCTAATCGACTCCGATGTGTTAAAGCCAACCGTTAGCAAAACCTTGGGTATTGGCCAACATATGGGCTTAATGGAGTACTTACTGGGTGAAACCGATGATGTTGCTGATGTTATCTATCACACCAATATTCCAAACCTACGAATTATGCCAGCAGGCATGCCACATCACTTGAGTAATGAGCTGTTGGCCAGTGATAAAATGCGCGCTCTCACTGAAGAGCTAAATAGCCGTTACTCCGATCGAGTGGTGTTGTTTGATAGCCCTCCAATATTGGGAGTGAATGAGACCGTGGTATTGTCTAATTTTATCGGGCAAGCGGTGGTGGTGGTTGAACAGGATGGTACCAAACTCGCTGCGGTTAGATCAGCGGTGTCGCAATTTAGTGATGAGCTGGCGATCGGGTATGTATTAAATAAAGCAGTGCACGGCAAAACAGGGACTTACGGATATGGCTACGGATATGGCTATGGATATGAGGAAGAACGCAGCGCCTAG
- a CDS encoding XrtA/PEP-CTERM system-associated ATPase, with the protein MYESFFGLSDKPFKLSPDPKFFFASPHHDRAVSYLRYGLSQGEGFIVVTGPIGTGKTTIARSLLASVDDSIVAAQIATTKLNPDELVRLVAAQFSIDVEGLNKADILKRFEQYLLTLNKQGKRALLVVDEAQNLPAETVEELRMLSNFQLNDKPLFQSFLLGQEELKPIIELPEMEQFRQRIIASCHLKPLDAEQTQGYILHRLKQVGWNENPKLDDDIFQQIADFTKGIPRKINIFADRLFLYAFLEDLHAISQADVAAVIEEMGGELSGSLQGTPEQQGVSDIDAVLGRQYEYGTDNVASGHSVISDSQLKAKLLDVSSYLEEVVLRKIKIIRYLDKMIEKKRKEIVELSENS; encoded by the coding sequence ATGTATGAATCATTTTTTGGCTTAAGTGATAAACCATTTAAGCTTAGCCCCGACCCTAAGTTTTTTTTTGCTAGCCCTCATCATGATCGCGCGGTGTCTTATCTGCGTTATGGCTTATCTCAAGGTGAAGGCTTCATCGTTGTAACGGGGCCAATTGGTACCGGAAAAACTACCATCGCCAGAAGCTTATTAGCCTCGGTGGACGATTCAATTGTGGCAGCTCAAATTGCTACAACTAAACTTAACCCCGATGAACTAGTTCGCTTAGTTGCAGCCCAGTTTAGTATCGATGTCGAAGGCTTGAACAAGGCCGATATTCTAAAGCGATTTGAACAATATTTACTTACTTTGAATAAGCAAGGCAAACGCGCCTTATTAGTAGTAGATGAAGCACAGAATTTGCCTGCAGAAACCGTTGAAGAACTGCGAATGCTGTCTAACTTTCAACTCAACGACAAACCGCTTTTTCAAAGTTTCTTACTCGGGCAGGAAGAGCTAAAGCCGATTATTGAACTGCCAGAAATGGAGCAGTTTAGGCAACGAATTATCGCTTCTTGTCATTTAAAACCACTGGATGCAGAGCAAACTCAAGGTTATATATTGCATCGCCTCAAGCAGGTTGGTTGGAATGAAAATCCTAAGTTAGATGATGACATTTTCCAGCAAATTGCTGACTTTACTAAAGGCATTCCGCGAAAGATTAATATCTTTGCTGACCGACTGTTTTTATATGCGTTTTTGGAAGACTTACACGCGATTAGCCAAGCTGACGTAGCTGCAGTTATTGAAGAGATGGGCGGTGAGCTTTCTGGTTCTTTACAAGGTACGCCAGAGCAGCAAGGTGTATCGGATATTGATGCGGTGTTGGGGCGTCAATATGAGTATGGCACTGACAATGTAGCCTCTGGCCACTCTGTAATAAGTGATAGTCAGTTAAAAGCAAAACTACTTGATGTGTCTAGCTATTTAGAAGAAGTCGTGTTGCGAAAAATTAAGATCATTCGCTATCTAGATAAAATGATTGAGAAGAAGCGCAAAGAAATCGTCGAGTTAAGCGAAAATAGCTAA
- the prsK gene encoding XrtA/PEP-CTERM system histidine kinase PrsK gives MSIIVGLLGYSIAAVVYLLFSLLLLTTKQSGFQRQALSLVVFFTLLWASAGVAQMWIALPLGYLFGIESLRNALWFLLLYATIAPRFELSNFVRGPWRKKGLLLGLIFIACLQVCTALVGLQLNQFWLVTQLSQTVIGLWLIEQLYRRIDVSARPTIKPMCLGLGGMFAFDFALYANALITSGISFDFWSLRGFVAILAAPLVLLSARRIKRWSTKIYVSRDVIYHSTLLLVAGGYLLVMALVGYYIKYAGGDWGSMAQNGFFALSALILVSLFLSERLRKRLKVQITKHFFANKYEYREEWMKFAAVLEEDGASPYSIALKAINQPFDCQYAGLAIVENGRYVVKATYNIRDDDSQALLCLDHVAGQAIEHQWIVDIEELKEDISVVPFKVSTNMLQQISKFCYIIPMSTSAGFKGVILLSAPTAIHSVNWEDRDLMRAISRQLAVFLNLHRSNLALAESQQFDTFNRMSAYLVHDLKNVLAQLQLMSKNAVKHKHNPEFIDDAFETVDSAANRLAKVVAHLSKKQRVDTVVAPFSLKAALEQVQQSRAINKPVPLLIFTLPDNFELVGDQERFINVLSHLVQNAQDATPEEGLVSIKVSKQAAECLIEIQDNGEGMSVEFIDTRLFKPFDTTKGNAGMGVGAYDAKRFVEELGGHIQVTSNVGEGSLFKLYLPIHKI, from the coding sequence TTGAGTATTATTGTTGGTTTATTAGGCTACAGCATTGCAGCGGTGGTGTACCTGCTATTCAGTTTACTGTTGCTCACCACTAAACAAAGCGGCTTCCAACGGCAAGCATTGAGCTTGGTGGTGTTTTTTACGCTGCTTTGGGCTAGCGCTGGGGTTGCTCAAATGTGGATAGCCCTGCCTCTTGGCTATTTGTTTGGTATCGAAAGCCTTCGTAATGCACTGTGGTTCTTATTGCTTTATGCCACCATCGCGCCACGTTTCGAGCTTAGTAATTTTGTTCGCGGCCCTTGGCGTAAAAAAGGCTTGCTACTGGGCCTGATATTTATCGCATGTCTCCAAGTATGCACTGCTTTGGTAGGTCTTCAGTTGAACCAGTTTTGGTTGGTAACGCAGCTATCACAAACCGTTATTGGCCTGTGGTTAATTGAGCAGCTATATCGACGCATTGATGTTAGTGCTCGCCCCACTATTAAACCTATGTGCCTTGGTTTGGGCGGCATGTTCGCCTTCGACTTTGCGCTATATGCCAATGCCTTAATTACTTCAGGGATCTCTTTTGATTTTTGGAGCCTACGTGGTTTTGTGGCGATTTTAGCTGCGCCGCTGGTGTTATTAAGTGCGCGCAGGATCAAGCGTTGGTCGACCAAAATCTATGTGTCGCGTGATGTCATTTACCACAGTACTCTGTTGCTAGTGGCCGGTGGCTATTTACTGGTAATGGCTTTAGTTGGTTATTACATAAAGTATGCTGGTGGTGACTGGGGCAGCATGGCGCAAAATGGCTTCTTTGCCTTAAGTGCATTAATTTTAGTCAGCTTGTTTTTATCTGAACGCTTACGCAAGCGTTTAAAAGTGCAAATCACCAAACACTTCTTTGCCAATAAATATGAATACCGTGAAGAGTGGATGAAGTTTGCTGCTGTGCTTGAGGAAGACGGAGCCTCTCCCTATAGTATTGCTCTTAAGGCAATTAACCAGCCCTTCGATTGTCAGTATGCTGGCTTGGCCATCGTAGAAAACGGCCGGTATGTGGTTAAAGCTACCTATAACATTCGAGACGATGACTCTCAGGCTCTGTTATGTTTAGACCATGTGGCTGGGCAAGCCATTGAGCACCAATGGATTGTCGATATTGAAGAGTTGAAAGAAGATATCAGTGTGGTGCCGTTTAAAGTTTCAACTAACATGCTGCAGCAAATTAGCAAATTCTGCTACATCATCCCAATGAGTACCAGTGCTGGCTTTAAAGGAGTGATTTTGCTATCAGCGCCTACTGCTATACATAGTGTAAATTGGGAAGACCGTGATTTAATGCGAGCGATTAGCCGTCAACTGGCAGTATTTCTTAATTTGCACCGCTCTAACCTTGCGTTGGCTGAAAGCCAACAGTTTGATACCTTTAATCGCATGTCTGCTTATCTGGTGCATGACCTTAAAAATGTTTTGGCACAGCTGCAGCTGATGTCGAAAAATGCGGTTAAGCATAAACATAACCCAGAGTTTATTGATGACGCTTTTGAAACGGTAGATTCTGCAGCAAATCGTTTGGCTAAGGTGGTTGCGCACTTAAGCAAAAAGCAACGCGTTGATACAGTAGTGGCACCTTTCAGCTTAAAGGCAGCGCTTGAACAGGTTCAACAATCCCGTGCCATTAATAAACCCGTTCCTTTGTTGATATTTACATTGCCAGATAATTTTGAATTAGTGGGCGATCAAGAGCGATTTATAAACGTACTTTCTCATCTCGTACAAAACGCTCAAGATGCTACTCCTGAAGAGGGTTTGGTAAGTATAAAAGTAAGCAAACAAGCCGCTGAGTGTTTAATAGAAATACAAGACAACGGCGAAGGAATGAGCGTAGAATTTATTGATACACGCTTATTTAAGCCGTTTGATACGACCAAGGGCAATGCAGGCATGGGTGTAGGCGCCTATGACGCGAAGCGATTTGTTGAAGAACTTGGTGGGCATATACAAGTTACGAGTAATGTTGGCGAGGGGAGCTTATTTAAGCTGTACTTGCCCATTCACAAAATTTAG
- a CDS encoding acyl-CoA thioesterase produces MDKSQTEMNILVTPEMANFSGKMHGGAMLKKLDEVAYTTAIQYCGNYAVTLSVDQVLFKNPVEIGEFVTFLASVNYTGRTSMEIGIKVVAKNLKEQTVRHTHSCFFTMVAVDEQGNSAEVPPLEPSTEVAKRRFNDALRRRQRRMEKA; encoded by the coding sequence ATGGATAAGTCACAAACAGAAATGAATATATTGGTCACCCCAGAGATGGCCAACTTCTCGGGTAAGATGCATGGTGGAGCCATGCTAAAAAAATTGGATGAAGTGGCCTACACCACAGCTATTCAATATTGTGGGAACTACGCAGTAACGCTATCGGTAGACCAAGTGTTGTTCAAAAACCCGGTAGAGATTGGTGAGTTTGTTACGTTTTTAGCTTCGGTTAATTACACCGGCCGAACTTCCATGGAAATTGGCATTAAAGTGGTTGCCAAAAACCTTAAAGAGCAAACTGTACGCCATACCCATTCTTGTTTTTTCACGATGGTAGCGGTTGATGAGCAAGGTAACTCAGCAGAAGTTCCCCCGCTAGAACCAAGCACAGAAGTTGCCAAAAGGCGATTTAATGATGCTTTGCGCCGTCGTCAGCGGCGCATGGAAAAAGCATAA
- a CDS encoding TRAP transporter large permease has product MTTFTLFILLFVCMIIGMPIAIALGFASMTTILLFSNDSLASVALKLFEATSEHYTLLAIPFFILSSAFLSTGGVARRLINFAMDSVGHIRGGLAMASVLACMLFAAVSGSSPATVAAIGSIVIAGMVRSGYPESLAAGVIANAGTLGILIPPSIVMLVYAAATEVSASRMFMAGFIPGIMMGTILMIAIYIVARIKNLPAQAYPGCKKWAISALKATGGLMLIVIVLGSIYGGVASPTEAASVAAIYAFLVSVYGYRDIGPIKHQAWQNEGESIGAAVARNLMLFPVSIFKSVSDPEVRQVLKDAAKVSIMLLFIIANAMLFAHVLTTERIPHMIAESIVAYGLQPWAFLIVVNILLLIAGNFMEPSAILLIMAPILFPIATQLGIDPIHLGIIMVVNMEIGMLTPPVGLNLFVTAGITGRSMGWVIKACLPWLSLLLFFLILITYIPQISLFLPEYFDRLNGY; this is encoded by the coding sequence ATGACAACTTTTACTCTGTTTATTCTACTGTTTGTATGCATGATTATTGGCATGCCTATCGCCATCGCGCTTGGCTTTGCTAGCATGACAACCATTCTATTATTTTCTAACGACTCTTTAGCCTCGGTAGCATTAAAGCTATTTGAAGCCACCTCTGAACACTACACATTGTTAGCCATTCCTTTCTTCATTTTATCATCAGCCTTTTTGTCCACAGGCGGTGTGGCGCGCAGGCTAATTAATTTTGCCATGGATAGTGTGGGGCATATTCGCGGTGGCCTAGCTATGGCCTCGGTATTGGCTTGTATGTTATTTGCGGCAGTATCAGGCTCTAGCCCAGCTACCGTTGCAGCCATTGGCTCTATTGTCATTGCTGGCATGGTACGCTCTGGTTACCCAGAATCGCTGGCGGCAGGGGTTATCGCCAATGCTGGTACGCTTGGCATTTTGATCCCACCTTCGATTGTGATGCTAGTTTATGCCGCCGCTACCGAAGTATCGGCTTCGCGGATGTTTATGGCAGGGTTTATTCCTGGGATCATGATGGGCACCATTTTGATGATTGCCATTTATATCGTTGCGCGAATAAAAAATTTACCTGCTCAAGCCTATCCGGGTTGCAAAAAATGGGCGATTTCGGCACTTAAAGCGACTGGTGGCTTGATGCTGATTGTGATTGTTCTTGGTTCAATTTATGGCGGCGTAGCTAGCCCAACCGAGGCCGCATCAGTAGCAGCAATTTATGCCTTTTTAGTTTCGGTTTATGGCTATCGAGATATTGGCCCTATTAAACACCAAGCTTGGCAGAACGAAGGCGAAAGCATAGGTGCCGCCGTTGCCCGTAATTTAATGCTATTCCCGGTTAGCATCTTTAAGTCTGTTAGTGATCCGGAAGTGCGCCAAGTGCTTAAAGATGCGGCAAAGGTGAGCATTATGCTGTTATTCATTATTGCTAACGCAATGTTGTTTGCGCATGTATTAACCACCGAACGCATCCCTCACATGATTGCCGAATCCATTGTGGCCTATGGCCTTCAGCCTTGGGCATTTTTGATAGTAGTGAATATCTTGTTGTTGATTGCCGGTAACTTTATGGAGCCTTCAGCCATTTTGCTAATCATGGCGCCCATCTTGTTCCCTATTGCGACACAACTGGGTATCGATCCCATTCATCTTGGGATCATTATGGTAGTGAACATGGAAATCGGCATGCTTACACCACCGGTTGGTTTAAACCTCTTTGTGACAGCGGGGATAACAGGAAGGAGCATGGGATGGGTGATTAAGGCATGCTTACCTTGGTTAAGCTTATTGCTATTCTTCCTGATCTTAATTACTTACATACCGCAAATCTCGTTATTTTTGCCGGAGTACTTCGACCGACTAAATGGCTATTAA
- the prsR gene encoding PEP-CTERM-box response regulator transcription factor, producing the protein METLLVVEDDPGIQKQLKWSFSDYEVIIAGDRKEAITALRRYEPKVVTLDLGLPPDEANASEGLATLKEMLELNPKLKVIVITGNEDKENALSAIAMGAHDFYQKPIDDDTMSVIIARAFWVANIELENETLKGASLDNNGFLGNSPQVQKVCRMVERIAPTEVTTLLLGESGTGKEVLARAIHQQSPRKDKPFIAINCASIPENLLESELFGFEKGAFTGAHKTTEGKIECANGGTLFLDEIGDMPYPLQAKILRFLQEKVVERVGGRKEIPVDVKIVCATHQNLQNMVEQKEFREDLFYRISEITINIPPLRDRGEDVILLARAFLQNYNKQMQRNINNFSDDAITALSNHRWPGNIRELQNKVKSAVIMADNKQITADDLALPIGDEEQVKLALNLRHVREAAEKQAINKALALSNGNISNTAGLLGVTRPTLYSLLDKYGLKTD; encoded by the coding sequence ATGGAAACGTTACTGGTTGTTGAAGACGACCCTGGTATTCAAAAACAGTTAAAGTGGAGCTTTAGTGACTACGAAGTCATTATTGCTGGTGATAGAAAGGAAGCCATCACTGCTCTGCGTCGTTATGAGCCTAAAGTGGTGACTTTAGATTTGGGTTTACCGCCAGATGAGGCTAATGCCAGTGAGGGCTTGGCAACGCTAAAAGAAATGCTGGAGTTAAACCCAAAGCTGAAAGTTATTGTTATTACCGGTAATGAAGATAAAGAAAACGCCCTAAGCGCTATCGCCATGGGGGCACATGACTTTTATCAAAAACCGATTGATGATGACACTATGTCGGTGATTATCGCTAGAGCCTTCTGGGTTGCTAATATAGAGCTCGAAAATGAAACTCTGAAGGGCGCCTCATTAGATAACAACGGCTTTTTAGGCAACTCACCACAAGTGCAGAAAGTCTGCCGCATGGTGGAGCGTATTGCCCCTACTGAGGTAACCACTTTATTGTTAGGTGAAAGTGGCACCGGTAAAGAAGTATTAGCTCGTGCTATTCACCAACAAAGCCCGCGTAAAGATAAACCCTTTATTGCCATTAACTGTGCCTCCATCCCAGAAAACTTGCTTGAAAGCGAGCTATTTGGCTTTGAAAAAGGCGCATTTACTGGGGCGCATAAAACCACCGAAGGTAAGATTGAGTGCGCTAATGGCGGTACCTTATTCTTAGATGAAATCGGCGATATGCCGTATCCGTTACAAGCTAAGATTCTTCGCTTCCTGCAAGAAAAAGTGGTTGAGCGAGTTGGTGGGCGTAAAGAAATCCCCGTTGACGTGAAAATTGTTTGTGCAACCCACCAAAACTTGCAAAACATGGTTGAGCAAAAAGAGTTTCGTGAAGATTTATTTTACCGAATCAGTGAGATCACCATTAATATCCCGCCGCTTCGTGATCGCGGTGAAGATGTGATTTTATTAGCTCGTGCTTTCTTACAAAACTATAATAAGCAAATGCAGCGTAATATTAATAACTTTAGTGATGACGCTATTACTGCGCTAAGCAATCACCGCTGGCCTGGCAATATTCGCGAGCTGCAAAATAAGGTGAAGTCGGCAGTTATTATGGCCGACAATAAACAGATTACCGCAGATGATTTGGCCTTGCCGATTGGCGATGAGGAGCAAGTTAAACTGGCGCTAAACCTTCGCCATGTGCGTGAAGCGGCAGAAAAGCAGGCAATTAACAAAGCACTGGCGCTAAGTAATGGCAATATCTCTAATACCGCTGGTCTGCTTGGCGTTACTCGACCAACCTTGTACTCTTTGCTTGATAAATATGGTTTGAAAACTGATTAA
- a CDS encoding TIGR03016 family PEP-CTERM system-associated outer membrane protein, with amino-acid sequence MATDMAMDMRKNAAPSRVVALAIAVGLSNSVNAAEIEFRPEIGAEFVYTDNAGLTEESPESGEIGILSAGLVSEVIGKDGQLSLDYQARQTYHSYDSEKNKLYHELDFTGDKNLGKSGFSVDAVASVDILPAEVSSNAITDVISGDLIQGSELGLGLNYQSNPRKWVDLNARVASSLYRYEDDRGNNNDYDASLLFKNGQKVNSVFWLIDSSYIRREARGNSSETENIKYKGEFGLQQRAGFSPFIHYYAESYFQGVSSSDKVGESESWGPAVRYFRSRLSYFELSYNFSLDKDKNDDYVGAAVNLEPNRRTKLFFEYSKRFYGDAYEFTFFHKKRRISTDISYVEEPSSFDRRFFVEGDTVEEQKLDKTFRWNTGLDLRRSGFDFEVRHQTREGLREVTDFVKDVTYGGGVSLDHKLSRKLVIAFSFDYDHYTFDRLNGVDQVDKYSRYDLSLNQDLIEGFFLTYRYQYTHRSSNIVGRTYDENRVSINATKQF; translated from the coding sequence ATGGCTACGGATATGGCTATGGATATGAGGAAGAACGCAGCGCCTAGTCGAGTTGTTGCGCTTGCTATTGCTGTTGGGTTATCTAACTCGGTAAATGCCGCTGAGATAGAGTTTCGTCCAGAAATCGGCGCAGAGTTTGTTTATACCGATAATGCTGGTCTGACTGAAGAGTCTCCAGAGTCTGGTGAAATTGGTATTTTGTCTGCTGGACTTGTCTCTGAAGTTATTGGTAAAGATGGTCAACTATCTCTCGATTATCAAGCAAGGCAAACCTATCACTCTTACGATTCCGAAAAAAATAAGCTTTACCACGAGCTAGATTTTACTGGAGACAAAAACCTTGGAAAATCTGGCTTTAGTGTCGATGCTGTAGCATCTGTTGATATTCTGCCGGCAGAGGTGAGCAGCAATGCTATTACCGATGTAATTTCTGGAGACTTGATTCAAGGCAGCGAGTTAGGCCTTGGTTTAAACTATCAATCAAACCCCCGTAAATGGGTAGACTTAAACGCTCGAGTTGCCAGTAGTTTGTATCGTTATGAAGATGACCGCGGTAATAACAACGATTATGACGCTTCATTGCTGTTTAAAAATGGCCAAAAAGTAAATTCAGTATTTTGGTTAATTGACTCTAGTTATATTCGCCGCGAAGCACGCGGTAACTCTTCTGAAACTGAAAACATCAAATACAAAGGTGAGTTTGGTTTACAACAGCGTGCCGGGTTTAGCCCTTTTATTCACTACTATGCAGAGAGCTATTTTCAAGGTGTCAGTTCTTCAGATAAGGTGGGGGAGTCGGAGAGTTGGGGGCCTGCAGTTCGTTACTTTCGATCCCGTTTAAGCTATTTCGAACTCAGCTATAATTTCTCTTTGGATAAAGATAAGAACGATGACTATGTCGGTGCTGCGGTAAACCTTGAACCGAATCGCCGCACTAAGCTATTTTTTGAATATAGTAAGCGCTTTTATGGTGATGCCTATGAGTTTACCTTTTTCCATAAGAAGCGACGCATTAGCACGGATATAAGTTACGTTGAAGAACCTAGCAGTTTTGACCGACGTTTCTTTGTGGAAGGTGATACTGTAGAAGAACAAAAGCTGGATAAAACCTTTAGATGGAACACTGGTTTAGATTTGCGTCGTTCAGGATTTGATTTTGAAGTACGCCATCAAACCCGAGAGGGGCTGCGTGAAGTGACGGATTTTGTGAAAGACGTCACTTATGGTGGTGGAGTTAGTTTGGACCATAAGTTAAGCCGTAAGTTGGTTATTGCCTTTAGCTTTGATTACGACCACTACACATTTGATCGCCTCAATGGCGTCGACCAAGTGGATAAGTACAGTCGCTATGATCTGTCACTAAATCAAGACCTCATCGAAGGGTTCTTCCTCACTTATCGCTACCAATATACTCACCGTAGCTCAAATATAGTGGGCAGAACCTATGACGAAAACCGAGTATCGATTAACGCGACTAAGCAGTTTTAA